One bacterium genomic region harbors:
- a CDS encoding GNAT family N-acetyltransferase, with protein sequence MKIRRFQETDLSRRLEISNACFPNWTESLESARYQRGTLSNETFIAEFVALEDGTITGCANLRSEERHFVEPGVFGLEAHVHPEHRGKGHGRALLDLLLGHLAYLDWRQVLAGCLDDGGPARGMLERRGFALEQTELCSRLELGNYSPPADHDAALARFHERGYRMATYGGLDDPDKERKLWELYEEIEHDMPGTVEHRKADLAEWREKMGSPARRIEEILLALEGDALVGLTELIFPAGPGGRAVIESTGTRKAHRGRGVATALKYVCADRAKADGVPAINTGNERNNEAILKINRRLGFEPLPPWLGLSKKREGSDAERKESEPTA encoded by the coding sequence ATGAAAATCAGACGATTTCAGGAAACCGACCTCTCCCGGCGCCTGGAAATCTCCAACGCCTGCTTCCCCAACTGGACGGAGAGCCTGGAGAGCGCGCGCTACCAGCGCGGGACGCTCTCCAACGAAACATTCATCGCGGAGTTCGTCGCCCTGGAAGACGGGACGATCACCGGCTGCGCCAACCTCAGGTCCGAGGAGCGCCACTTCGTAGAGCCCGGCGTCTTCGGCCTGGAGGCGCACGTCCACCCGGAGCACCGGGGGAAGGGCCACGGCCGGGCGCTCCTGGACCTGCTGCTCGGCCACCTGGCTTACCTGGACTGGCGCCAGGTTTTGGCCGGCTGCCTGGACGATGGCGGCCCGGCGCGGGGGATGCTCGAGCGGCGCGGATTCGCCCTCGAGCAGACCGAGCTCTGCTCCCGGCTCGAACTGGGGAATTACTCGCCGCCCGCGGACCACGACGCCGCCCTGGCCCGATTCCATGAGCGGGGCTACCGGATGGCGACCTACGGCGGGCTGGACGACCCGGATAAAGAACGAAAACTCTGGGAGCTCTACGAGGAGATCGAGCACGACATGCCCGGCACCGTCGAGCACCGAAAGGCCGACCTGGCGGAATGGCGGGAGAAGATGGGCTCCCCGGCCCGTCGGATCGAGGAGATTCTGCTGGCCCTCGAGGGTGACGCGCTCGTCGGCCTCACCGAGCTCATCTTCCCCGCGGGGCCGGGGGGCCGCGCCGTCATCGAGTCCACCGGAACCCGGAAAGCCCATCGCGGGCGCGGCGTCGCCACCGCCCTCAAGTACGTCTGCGCGGACCGGGCCAAGGCGGACGGCGTGCCGGCAATCAACACCGGCAACGAGCGGAACAACGAGGCGATTCTGAAAATCAACCGCCGGCTGGGGTTCGAGCCGCTGCCGCCCTGGCTGGGCCTCTCGAAGAAAAGGGAGGGGTCCGATGCCGAACGGAAAGAAAGCGAACCGACAGCGTGA
- a CDS encoding ABC transporter ATP-binding protein produces MNECDGQALWCRGLSKTFRKREKGRRIEVPALVGVSLEIARGGIYGIIGPNGSGKSTLVRLLSTLLLPDEGEMRIFGHDVVTEAQQVKRMINRVSVDAAFFKKLSPWENLIYAARLYGGDRTQAREEAMRILEVLDFPVEKFYSPMQELSRGQQQKVAIARAILTSPVLLLLDEPTTGLDPKSKLQVQAFIRRLRRDHDATILLTSHDMEEVERICDVIAIMDRGAILVCDTARGLQQRYRANGKLPSLEEVFIRVTGHGWEPEVEEARALARKQTDEEPADGGGGT; encoded by the coding sequence ATGAACGAGTGTGACGGACAAGCCCTGTGGTGCCGGGGTCTTTCCAAGACCTTCCGCAAGCGGGAGAAGGGTCGGCGGATCGAGGTCCCGGCCCTGGTCGGGGTCAGCCTCGAGATAGCCCGGGGCGGCATCTACGGCATCATCGGCCCCAACGGCTCGGGCAAGAGCACCCTGGTGCGGCTGCTCTCCACCCTTTTACTGCCCGACGAGGGCGAAATGCGCATCTTCGGCCACGACGTCGTCACCGAGGCGCAGCAGGTCAAGCGGATGATCAACCGGGTCTCCGTGGACGCCGCCTTCTTCAAAAAGCTCTCGCCGTGGGAGAACCTGATCTACGCCGCGCGGCTCTACGGCGGCGATCGGACCCAGGCCCGGGAGGAGGCCATGCGCATCCTCGAGGTCCTGGACTTCCCCGTGGAGAAGTTCTACTCGCCGATGCAGGAGCTATCCCGGGGCCAGCAGCAGAAGGTGGCCATCGCGCGGGCGATTCTGACCTCGCCGGTGCTCCTTCTTTTAGACGAGCCGACCACGGGGCTGGACCCGAAGTCCAAGCTCCAGGTGCAGGCCTTCATCCGGCGCCTGCGCCGCGACCACGACGCCACGATTCTTCTGACCTCCCACGACATGGAGGAGGTCGAGCGCATCTGCGACGTGATAGCGATTATGGATCGGGGCGCGATACTGGTCTGCGACACCGCCCGCGGCCTTCAGCAGCGCTACCGCGCCAACGGGAAGCTCCCCTCCCTGGAGGAGGTCTTCATCCGGGTGACGGGGCATGGCTGGGAGCCCGAGGTGGAGGAGGCCCGGGCCCTGGCCAGGAAACAGACCGATGAGGAACCGGCGGATGGCGGCGGCGGGACTTAG
- a CDS encoding ABC transporter permease: MARKETIRKGNNRPLASFAREAKASYAFVERNFHLVKRYMGWEIVFLAYTIVNTLTIGLIAVGAGDPQRVLYLVIGALLWGYLSVLFEVVSEDVAWERWEGTIEYTFMAPISRLTRLGGTCSFAALYGILRTAIVLGIVALFFDLELGQANIGAFLVVLAASSFAFMGLGIIAAVLPLISPERGAQATHIVQALILLVSGVYYEVDVLPSWLQAISYASPATYTLRACRAALLRGASVGDVLPEILVLLGMGVVLIPLGLWIFGLAEKYAKKTGKLKRSG; encoded by the coding sequence GTGGCCCGGAAAGAGACAATCCGGAAGGGCAACAATCGGCCGCTCGCCAGCTTCGCCCGCGAGGCCAAGGCCTCCTACGCCTTCGTCGAGCGCAACTTCCACCTGGTCAAGCGCTACATGGGCTGGGAGATAGTGTTCCTGGCGTACACGATCGTGAACACGCTGACCATCGGGCTCATCGCCGTGGGGGCCGGGGACCCGCAGCGCGTGCTGTACCTCGTCATCGGCGCGCTTCTGTGGGGCTACCTCTCGGTGCTCTTCGAGGTGGTGAGTGAGGACGTGGCCTGGGAGCGGTGGGAGGGCACCATCGAGTACACCTTCATGGCGCCGATCAGCCGGTTGACGCGGTTGGGCGGCACCTGCTCCTTCGCCGCCCTGTACGGCATCCTGCGCACGGCCATCGTGCTGGGCATCGTGGCGCTCTTCTTCGACCTCGAGCTGGGGCAGGCGAACATCGGCGCGTTCCTGGTGGTGCTGGCGGCCTCGAGCTTCGCCTTCATGGGGCTCGGGATCATCGCCGCCGTGCTGCCGCTGATCTCGCCGGAGCGCGGGGCCCAGGCCACCCACATCGTCCAGGCCCTGATCCTCTTGGTCTCCGGGGTGTACTACGAGGTGGACGTGCTGCCATCGTGGCTGCAGGCGATAAGTTACGCCAGCCCCGCGACCTATACATTAAGGGCCTGCCGCGCGGCGCTCCTCCGCGGGGCGTCCGTGGGCGACGTCCTGCCCGAGATTCTGGTCCTGTTGGGGATGGGCGTCGTGCTGATCCCGCTGGGATTGTGGATTTTCGGCCTGGCCGAGAAATACGCCAAGAAGACGGGGAAGCTGAAACGCAGTGGTTAA
- a CDS encoding DUF3800 domain-containing protein encodes MRVLYIDEAGCLGALPSLISDIQPVFVIAGVSFDVSHLGDITRDFIALKRRFFPGAHTSLYQLDAILVEVKGADIRRNASIGGHRSRRAAFGFLDGVLYLVDQHDGKFFGRIWIKGIGVPFDGRSVYTFSMQDICTTFQRSLEAIGEQGFVVADSRSKPVNTNVSHSVFTMKFQAVGDAFPNLLEMPLFGHSDNHAGIQIADLLCSALLFPMAVQTYCAGHITSVHVRNYAALKARYMTHLRRSQFRYQDPSGWWRGGFTVSDEIAHRNGAELFR; translated from the coding sequence TCGTTATCGCGGGTGTCTCCTTTGACGTGTCGCACCTCGGTGACATCACTCGCGACTTCATTGCACTGAAGCGCAGGTTCTTCCCCGGCGCGCATACAAGCCTTTACCAACTGGATGCGATATTGGTCGAAGTTAAGGGTGCTGATATCCGTCGCAACGCATCTATCGGTGGGCATAGATCGCGGCGAGCCGCATTTGGATTTCTCGATGGAGTTCTCTATCTGGTTGATCAGCATGATGGCAAATTTTTCGGCAGAATTTGGATCAAGGGCATAGGCGTACCATTTGACGGTCGTTCTGTCTACACCTTCTCAATGCAGGACATCTGCACCACTTTTCAGAGGTCTCTTGAGGCAATCGGCGAACAAGGTTTTGTGGTGGCAGACAGTCGCAGTAAACCGGTCAATACCAACGTTTCCCACTCGGTTTTCACGATGAAGTTCCAAGCAGTTGGTGACGCGTTTCCCAATTTGCTGGAGATGCCGCTCTTCGGCCATAGCGACAACCACGCCGGCATCCAGATCGCAGATCTTCTCTGCTCAGCGTTGCTCTTCCCGATGGCGGTCCAGACATACTGCGCGGGACACATAACGAGCGTGCATGTTCGCAACTACGCGGCGCTGAAGGCTCGGTACATGACGCATCTGCGACGAAGTCAGTTCCGATACCAAGACCCGAGCGGCTGGTGGCGCGGTGGCTTCACAGTTTCCGATGAGATCGCGCACAGAAACGGCGCCGAGCTATTCCGATAG